Below is a genomic region from Campylobacter geochelonis.
GTCCCAGTAAAAATCATATGGCATATCATAAAACAGGCTAAAATCAACCCCGTAATACTCTGAGCTAAGTCCTGCAAAGCAGGAATTCGACTCTTTTTGCCATCTACGGATTTGCCAAGAAACCCTTCAATGCGTTGCATCATATAAACTCCTTTAAGAAAAATTAAATTTTAAAACTAATTTTGAAATTATATATCAATTAAGCTTTCTAATTACTTAAATTTTTATCTCTATTTTTCCATGCATAAAAGTAGGTAAAAATACCCAAAAACAGCATTAAAAAGGATAAAATTTGACCCATGCTAAGACCAAACATATAAGTCCCTAGCTGAAAGTCTGGCTCTCTATAAATTTCACTAACAAATCTCATCAAAGCATATAAAATCGTATAGATAGCTATAAGTTCTCCATTAAATTTTTTATACTTTCTATAAAAGAATAATACCACAAAAATCACAACACCCTCCAAAAACGCTTCATAAAGTTGCGAAGGATGCCTTAAAATGCCAGCTACCTCTATCCCCCATGGCATACTTGTAGGAACTCCAGCTAGCTCTTGATTTAAGAAATTTCCAATTCGTCCAAAAACATATCCCAAAGGCACAGACAAAGCTACTAAATCAAGCAAAGCAAAGCTGTTTGTTTTATGCTTTTTACAAAACCAAAATGTAGCTATAATAAACCCAACAACCGCGCCATGATAGCTCATACCGCGAATTCCTACAAACTCGCCATTATGAAATGGGTTAAAAATTTCCCAAGGATGAGTTATATAGTGCATCTGCTCATCTGAATAAATGAAAATAAATCCAAGTCTAGCGCCAAGTATAACGCCGATTTCAACCCAGATAAAATAATTATCTAAAAGCTTCTCAGAAAAACCAAGCTTGTCTTTTTTCGCAAACCATTTCGCCATAAAAAGTGCTGTAAGAAGCGCTAAAATGTACATTATCCCATACCAGTGAACGCTAAGCCCAAAAAGGCTAAAAGCGACAGGGTCGAAGTTGTTATAAATTTGGTTCCACCAGCTCAAATTTTAAGTCCTAAAGTTGTCTTTATCATCTGTAAATAATCATCTAAAAACCAACCAAGCGCCTTATAGTAATCACTCTTTGCGTTTGCCTTAAGATAAGCAGCAAGCCCACGAAATGACTCCATAAAATAATTTGTCAAATAAAGCCCTAAAAAGTTGTGAGTTTTCTCATCGGTATCTGATTTAAAAATAGCTGCTAAAAATGCAAGCATATTCGCAGAGTGCGAAGCTTTAAGCTCTTTAAAAGGCTTTTGATAACGAGCTTTTTCAAAAAACAAAGTAACGTCCATATCGCTAATGAGTTTAAAAAAGTCCATCTCAAAAGCTTTTTTAAGCTCTTCAAAATCCTTTAAAACAGCGCTATAATCCTCTTTTAAAGCCTTTTGCCAAAACTCATGAGCCTTTTTATTTTCATCGGTTTCATTTTTTAAAACCCAAGCTGGAGCTAGTTTTTTAAATTTATCCTCTTCTATCGCGCCTTTAAAATTTGTAGCAAAGATGATAGCTATCATCGCGTAAATATCTTTTACTTTCATAAATTTCCTTTCAAATTTGGCGGTTATATTAACCAAATTTCTCTTAATTTTTTATCTCTTTTGCAAACATAAGCGAATTTATGCCATATTTTTCTCTGATTTGTTGTATGGCTAAATTTGCTTTTTTGTTTTTAGACTCTCCAATTTGCGAAAAAAGCGTTTTTTCTATACAACTTTCATCGACAAATCCAGCCGCGCCGATACTTATATACATAACTGGTGAGGAGATTCTTACATCGCACTTTTTAAAAAGCTCAAGCGCTATTTTTTGAAGCAAACTTTGCGTGAAAATTTCTTTAACAGTAACGCTATGCGAAACTGTGTATCTATCTTCATAGCGAACTTTTAGGTCAAATTTAGTTGGGTTTTGTCCAAATTTGTAAATATCAAAGCTAAGGTATCTGCAAAGAACTAAAACTCTTCTTTCGAGCTCATCTCTATCGGTGATTAAATCAAATGTTCTAGCATGAGAAAAGCTTTTGCGTTTAGATGCCAAATCTAGGCTGTTTTCGCCAGTTCCGGTTAAATTCTCATACAGTTTTATACCACTTTTTCCAAGCTTTTCAAAGACAAATTTAGCATTTTTTGCATCTGTTATGGTATAAATTCCGTATTTATTTAAAAACTTTAGCGCACTTGCTCCAACTCCTGGGAATTTTGATATATCAACATCTTTAAGTTTTTGTGGGATTTCATCGACTTTTATCATACCTACGCCAAAAGGCTTAACCAAATCCGTTGTAAGTTTGGCTATAAATTTAGCCTCGCTTATGCCGATACTGCACGGCAATTTTAAATTTTTTAAAATTTGCTCTTGAAGCTCTTTGGCAAATTTTAGCGGATCGTTTTTAGCCTCAATTCCGCTTAAATCGACAAAAAACTCATCTATGCTAAATTTTTCAATATCAGGAGTAAAAGTGTAAAGAAATTTAAAAAGGCGGCTTGAAAGCTCTTTATAAAATGCCATATCGGATTTAGCTATAGTTAAGTCTTGGCATAAAGCCTTTGCCCTGTTTAAGGACATCGCAGACTTTACGCCAAATTTTCTAGCCTCATAACTCGCACTTAAAATCACAGTGCCAAGTCTATCTTTTTCACCAAAAATCGTGCCACTGTTTCCACCGACAACAACGACTTTTTTACCGATTAATGAGCTATCTTTTATACGCGCTGCTGCGACAAAAAAACAGTCAAGATCGATATGAAGTATCATATTAGCTTAAATAACCTGCTATATCAAGCCCAAAACCACTAAGTCCGATAAACTCTTTGTGTTCGCTTGAGCTTAGTAAAGTTATCTTTTTAATACCTAAATTTAAAAGAATTTGCGCTCCTATGCCATACTCTTTTACTTCACTATCGCAAGTTTCGCTGTTACTTAAAAAGACAAGCACGCCACCTTCTTTTTCTAAGATTTCTAAGCTTTTCATAAATTGGGCGTATTTTAAAGATGTCAAAAACTCTACATCGGATGAAATTTTATGAAATTTAACGTTTGTATTTTCTTTTATATCGCCAAAAACAAAGACTTTGTGCAAGTTATTTTTATGATCTGTTACATCATAAAGCTCTGCGTTAATCCCAGCTATTTGGCTATCTTGTGGTGGGCTAAATTTAACCAAAGTCTCGTTTTTAAGGCGGTATTCGACAAGTTGTGCGATTGAAATCATATTAAGGTTAAATTTCTTACAAAATTTATCCAAATCATCTCTTCTTGCCATCGTGCCATCTTCTTTTACTATCTCGCAAATCGCAGCCACAGGCGCTAATCCAGCCATAACGCACAAATCAATGCTTCCTTCGGTATGTCCGATACGCTCTAGTACGCCACCATCTTTTGCAATAAGTGGGAAAATATGTCCAGGCGCAACAAAATCACTTGGTTTTGCGCTACTTGAAGCGATAAGTTTTATCGTCATATCTCGCTCATATGCGCTTACGCCTGTTGTTGCATCTTTTGCATCAACTGTAATCGTAAATGCGGTTTCGTGGCTTGAAGTGTTGTTGCTAACCATCGGCACAAAGCCTAGCTTTTTTGCGATTTCTTTGCTTACTGGAGTGCAAAGCACGCCTTTTGCGTGAGTGATAGCGAAATTTACCTTTTCCATATCACAAAATGCTCCAGCAAAAACCAAATCCCCCTCATTTTCTCTGTTTTCATCATCGACCATAACTATCATTTTGCCATTTTTGATATCATCAATCGCCTGTTCTACGCTTACAAAAGCCATTTTATTTCCTTAAATTTATATTTTTAACCGCAAAATTATATCACAAAGTTTATTTAATACATTTTAATAATCTTTAATTTAAAAGAGCGGAATTTGCTAAATTTGAGTCTGAATTTATGGGAAAGTGGATGTAAATTTATGCTAAATTATGTTTAAATTTTAAAAGTTTTTAAAGCTAAATAAATTTAAAGTTTGAAATTTTATACAAAGAGTTAAGCTTTTAGAACTGTTTTAAAATATGTTAAAACTCTAAATTTAACTCATCAAAGCCTTTTTTTATATTTGTATAAAGCTCATGAAATGGCACACCTATAACTCTAGTAGCAGATATGGTTGTTATAAAATTTGTATCGCCCTCCCACCTTGGAACTAAATGATAATGCACATGTTGCGCTATCCCAGCTCCAGCTGCGCTTCCTAAATTCATGCCGATATTTACGCCTCTTGCATGAACTCTTTTTTTTAAAATCTCAACTCCACATCTTACAAAATGGCTCATCTCAAGCCACGCTTCTTGGCTTAACTCTTCGATTTTATCGGTATGTTTATAAGGAATCACCATAAAAGCCCCAGGGCTGTATGGGTAGAGATTCATGATACCAAAGCAATGTTTTGCGCGAAATAATACGCCATTTTTCTCATCAAATTCTGGCGAGTTTATCGCATCGCAAAATGGGCACTCGCATTTTTTACTGCTAAAATACTCACTTCTCCACGGCGCACAAAGATACTCCATATTATGCTCCTTTTATCTTTTTCACTGCCATTTCAACGTCATCTTGACGCATAAAACTCTCACCTATCAAAAACGCATCAACTCCGAATTTGTTTAAATTTACAAGCTGTTCATGCTCGTAAAGTCCACTTTCTGCGACTATGATTTTGCCATTTGGTATGATTGGGATAAGTTTTTCGCATAAATCCATGTGCATATCAAAGGTTTGCAAATCACGATGATTTATACCGATGATATTTGCTCCTGCAAAAATCGCCTTTTTAACATCTTCTTTATCGTGAGTTTCAACCAAAGCCTCAAGCCCAAAATATCTTGCATACTCAAGCAGCTCTTTAAGCTCTTTTTGGCTTAATGCTTTTGCGATTAAAAGAACAAAATCCGCCCCATAAACCGCAGCTTCTAAAATTTGATACTTATCTACTATGAAATCTTTTCGCAAAATCGGGCTTTTTGTATAACGACGAATGAGCGAGATATACTCCAAACTTCCTTGAAAAAAGTGTGGTTCACTAAGTACAGAAAAGGCATTTGCCCCACCTTTTTCATAACTAACAGCTATGCTAACAGGATCAAAATCCTCTCTTATAACACCTTTGCTCGGACTTGCTTTTTTAACCTCAGCGATGATTTTATAAGGGTCGTTTTCAGATGTTTTAAGCACGCTAAAAACATCTCGTGGCATATATGGGTTTGAAGATAGACTTCTTCCTAGTGTGTCAAATGGGATAAGTTTTTTCTTTTTTTCTAAGTCCTCTTTAGTCTTTTCTATGATTTTATCAAGTATCATTTTTCAACTCCTTTTAAACACTTTTTGATAGCTTTTATATGCTCTTTTGCCTCTTCGCTTTTAAAAAATTCTTTTTCGCTTTTATCTATACTTTTCATCACTTCATCAGCTTTTTTGCACTCATTTAGTTTAAAATGCCCCCACGCAAGCGAATCAAGAAAATAAGGCGAATTTGGCTCTTTTAAAAGCGCTTTTTTAACTAAATTTATACCTTTTTTCACATCGATTTCATGGTCAATCAACAAATACCCATAGTAGTTTTCAAGCATGGCTATATCTAAATTTGGCATTGATTTTTCAAATTTATTTAGTATATCTTTAAGTATTTTTTTATCTAAATTTGCTCCATTTTTCTCATATAAAAACATCGCTTCTATAGCCAAAAACTCCATATCGCCACTTTTTTTATAAAGCTCATCTGCTTTTTTTATAGCTTTGTCAAATTCTTTATTAAACCCATAAATTTCAAGCAAAAGCTTGTTGTTATAGTCATATTTTTCAAGTAAATTTTTAGTTTTATTAAAGTCTTTGTTGATAAGATAAAATTTTATTATCTCATCGAGATATTGCGTATCTTTCGTGCTTTTATAAATATCTTCATAGGTTTTAATAAGCATAGGATAGTTATGATTTCTTTTATAAATATCACTTAACACATTGCATACTAAAACACTACATCCTTTTAGTCTTTTGTAAGTTTCAAGCTCGGTTGTTGCCTCTTTGACGTTTCCAAATTTGTTTAAGAGCAAATCAACCATTCTTAGCAAATTTTCATCATTTTGCTCTATAGAATATGCTTTTTTAAAACTGACTAATGCTTCTTTGTTTGAGTTTAAAATATCTTGAACCACGCCTAAGATGGAGTAGTTTTTTGCACTTGGATTAGCTTTTACCATTTTTTTCATAATCAATAAAGCTTCATCTGGCTTTGAGTTTTCCATCAAGTATGCAACACGCATTCTAAGGTAGTCATCATCATCTTTTAAAACAACTTTTCCCTTTTCTACTATATCGCCTAAATTCTTACTTTTATAGGCAAAAGCGATTTTAATCGCCTCTTTTAGATACTCTGGATTTTTTGTACTATCATATAAATATTCAAAAATTTTTGATGAGTTTGTCGGGTCTTCATCTTCAAAATTAAGCCCTTTAAGTATCATAAAACTCTCATTGCTTTGATTATTATCCGTATTAGAAGCTGATAAATTTAAACAAAACAGTAAAATAAAAACTAACTTTATAGAGGTTTTACACCTATACATTCTTTCTCCAACTCATTATAATTTTTCTTAAAATAGTCCCAAAACGGAAAAGTTTTGCACTGTTTAGGGCGAAATTCATAGACGCTACAACATCTTTTTATCTCATCAAAAAACACACAAGCATAACCGCCCTCAAACTCACGCTCTTTTATGCTATATCTAATGCCAAATTTATCTGTAAATTTAGCTTTAAACTCTTCAACACTAAGCCCTAAAAACGCTGCTAAACGCGCACTTTCAGCCTCATCTATCCAGATATATCCACTATCTCCAATGCAACAATTTCCTTTGCAAACTTCACACTTTTTTGCATCAAAACAGTAACTAAATCCATCTTTTATCTCACACATCTTTACTTGTTAAATTCGCTTTCTTAAAAATCTCATGCGCCTCTTTTGCATATCCGTTTTCATCGCTTAAGTATATATTTTCTAGCACTTCACAAAGCGAGCGAGAGCTTTTTTTAGCTTCAATTAGCGCTAGTTTTGCGCTTTTGCCCTTTTTTGGATATACAAATTTAAGCTTTGTTAGCGCAAATTTACTCTGTTTTAAAAGATGAGCTATATACATAAGCTGTTTTGCATCATAGCAAAAAACAAGCGAGCCATGGGATTTAAGATGCGAGCTTGAATTGCTTATCAAATTCTCAAGACTTAAATTTGAAGCATACCTGCTTATTTGCAAGTGCTTGTTTTGACTTTGTCTAACACCATCATGGTAAAATGGTGGATTTGAGATGATATGGTCAAATCTTTTATCACTTTTAAATTTAGAAAAATCGGCTTGGATTATATCACAACTTAGCGAATTCTCACGCGAATTTTGTATAGACAACGCGATATTTTCATCTTGTATATCTATCATCGTAATCAAAGTATTTTTCAAATCTCTTTTTAGCAAAAGCCCAAGCACTCCACTTCCTGAACCAACTTCTAAAATTTCGCCACTAAGCTTTAAACTAAGGGCGAAATCATAGAGCATTATCGTATCGCTGTTATATCTGTAACCATCTTTAAACTGCGATATAACCATCTATTTTGTGCTGATTATGTGGTTGATAATAGCATTTGAGTGATTTAGCGCAACTACAATCGAACCACCGCTTTTTGTTATCAAATCCCCACCGATATAAAGCCCTGGAATCTGACTTTGACAATGCTCATCTATCTTTGGAACGCCATTTTCATCTATACCAACACCACAGTTTTTCAAAAAATCAACCGGAGTAGTTCCACCTATAGCATACACAACTCTATCGTAAACAAAATCTCTGCCATCTTTATAGTGAGCTAGAACTTTTCCATTTTCATTTTCTAAGCTTTCGATGTTTGTATTAAGACGAAGTATAACATCGCCGTATTTTGCGGCTTTATAGATATCTCTTTCGTTTATTTCATTTAATCTTGTAAAATTCATTCTTCTATATGAAAGCGTTACAATGTTGCTAGTTGAAAGAGTTATAGCATATTCTATAGCTGAGTTTCCGCCACCTACGACTAGAATTTTCTCATTTACACCACACTTGTCAAGGTTAAAATTTACTCTTTGAGTGATTGAAGGCGGAATTTTATACTCTGGTTTGTTTGGTTTTCCCATTCTACCGATTGCTATAATGACATTTTTAGCCTTATACTGAGCGTTTGGAGTAATAACTGTAAAAATTCCATCATCGCCTTTTACAACCTTTTCAACTTCGGTTTTAAAAACAGCGTCCACTCCCTCATTATCCAAAAGCCCATCGAAGTAGTTTAAAACATCCTCTTTAGTGCCTGTTTCAAAGTGAACTTTACCTTTAGTTTCGCTATCCATGCCCTTGTATTCTTTATCTACACGCTTGTTGTCTTTGTAAAAAGTTCTAATTGTTTGTGAGTGGTTATCGCCTTTTTCTAAAAGCAAAACTTTTTGCAAACCGCTTATTTTGGCTTCAACTACTGATGAAATTCCACATGGTCCTCCGCCAATAACGGCTAAATCATAAACATTCTCCATACTTATCCTTTTATAAATCATTTTTTAACTAAAATTATATTATGATTTTACTAAACAAAGATAAACAAGGATAAAAAATGGTTAAAAGGCTAGAATTGGCTAAATCATCGCAAAAAACCCTTCTAAATTTAACCCCAAATTTAAAAGAAAAAGTGCTTTTAGATATGCTTGAAGAGGTAAAAAATGCAAAATTTGAGATTTTAGAAGCAAACAAACTTGATGTTATGGCTGCAAAAAGTGCAAATTTAAACTCCGCTTTAATCGAGCGTCTTACACTAGATGATAAAAAAATAGACGCGATTTTAGCAAGCCTGTTAGATACTGCTAGGCTAAAAGATCCAGTTGGCGTCGTGCTTGATGGCTGGGTAAATTATGCTGGGCTTAAATTTCAAAAAGTAGCAATTCCTATAGGCGTGGTTTGCGTGATTTACGAGAGTCGTCCAAATGTAACCGCTGAAGTTGCAAGCTTGTGTTTTAAAAGTTCAAATGTGTGCATTTTAAAAGGCGGAAAAGAGGCAAAACACTCAAATTTAGCCATAGTTAGTGCACTTCATAAAGCGTTAGTTAAAAACGGCATAGATAAAAATGTCATAACTTTTTTAGATGATTTTAAGCGCGAGGATTTAATAAATTTGATAAAAATGGATAAATTTATCGACGTTATCGTGCCTCGTGGCGGAAGCGAGTTGGTAAAATTTATAAGTCAAAACTCTAGCATACCAGTTATAAAACATGATAAAGGAATGTGCCATATATACATAGATGAAAGTGCGAATTTAGCTAACGCGCTTAAAATTTGTATAAACGCCAAATGCCAAAAACCAAGCGCTTGTAATGCCGTAGAAACGCTTTTAATCCATAAAAACATCGCTAACGAGTTTTTGTTAAATTTAGCTAACGAGTTTGAAAATTTGGGCGTTGAAATTTATGGGTGCGAAAAAACGGTTGCTTTTTTATCTAAGCAAATACCAAATTTAAGTATCAAAAAAGCAAACGATGAGAGCTATGATACCGAGTATCTTGATATGAAGATAAATGTTAAAATCGTGCATAACTTAGATGAAGCACTAGATCACATTGAGCGTTTTAGCTCAAGCCATAGCGAAGCTATAATAAGTGAAAATTTTACTAACATCGAGCGTTTTTTAAACGAAGTTGATAGTGCTTGTTTGTATGCAAATGCTTCAACTAGATTTAGCGATGGTTATGAGTTTGGTTTTGGAGCTGAAGTTGGCATAAGCACTAACAAACTTCACGCAAGAGGCCCTATGGGACTAAGCGAGCTAACAACTTATAAGTATAAAATCATCGGTCAAGGTCAGGTAAGAAAGTGAAATTTGATAAAATTTTACTTTTTACAGCTTTGATATGCTTAGTTATTTATGGGTTTTTAAGCTTTAAAGGTTATGAAATTCAAGCAGAAAAAAAGCCTAAAATCGACTTTACAAAAGATACAAATTTTGACGCACTATCAAAGATAAAAAGTAAATGCGAAAGCTCTGATATGGTTTATTGTGAAGAGCTTGGAAATTTCTATGTCTATCAAAAAAAATATGGCTTAGCTTTTAAGTATTATGAAAAAATCTGTGCATATAACCCTATTTTAGACAACTGTTTTAAAGCTGGAAATATAGCTCAAAAATATCTTGAAGATAATGTAACAGCAGTGCTTTTATATCAAAAAAGTTGCGAAAGTTCTGGTATAAAAACATGTGATAGTTTGGGTCAAATTTATAAAAATGGTTTAGGCAAGATATCTAAAAATGAGGATTTGGCCATAGAGTATCTATCTAGGTCTTGCAATAAATTTTATTATGCTAGTTGCGTGGCGTTGGGTGAAATTTATGAGAGCAGAAACGATAAAGCAAAAGCTCTTATAAACTACGAAAAATCATGCAAATACGCAAAACTTGGATGTGATAAGATGAAAAATCTTCACGCGCTTGTTTTTAACTTAACAACTAACCCCACAAGCGAACTTGAGGAGTTTTTAAAGACAAATAGTGTTTTATGTGATGAAAAAAATGGCATAGCTTGTGCTAGATTGGCAAAGCATTTTAAGTATTTAGATAAAGAAAAATCAAAAAATTTTACCACCAAAGCCTGTAATTACGGAAATTTATCAAGTTGCCCTAAAAAAATGCAAGATGAAAGTAAAATAACAAATTTAAGAAAAGATTGCGCTAGTAGCAACTACAAAGCTTGTTCAAAACTCGCATATGAGCTTAATAAACAAAACAAAGATGGCAAATTTGACTACGAGATAGAAGATAGCTATAAAAAGGGGTGTGAATTTGGTAAAAACAAAATTTCATGCTCAAATTTAGGTCAATTTTTATCTGAGAAAAATAGACTTGATGAGTCTATAATCTACCTTAAAAAATCATGCGAAATGGGCTTTGCTAGAGGGTGTTATAATGCTGGTATGGTCTATGCGTTTGATTATGAACCACCTTATGGTAAAGAGGCAACTAAGTATTTTATAAAAAGCTGCGAAATGGGACACTCCTGGGGCTGTTATAAGGCTGGAAGCATGTATAAAAACGCTTGGGGTGGAAATGAGAAAAATATAGAAAAAGCTTATGAATTTTGGCAAAAATCTTGTCTAAAAGAAGGCATTGGTTGCAGAGAGCTAGAAGATATAAAAATCGGAGTAGAGTGATGAGATGGGTTTTTGTTATAATACTCGCTATTGTGCTTTGTGGGAGTTATTACTATATCTTTTTATATGAAAAAAAGATAGTTTTGACAGATGAGTTAAGCATTAAAGAGCTTGCTGTTTTAAACTGCGATAACGGCTTTGGTAGTTCGTGTTTTAATCTAGCCTTTGGCATTTTTGGTGCTTTAGACAAGCATGATACGGTGCTTTTTTACGAAAAAGCTTGCAATAAAGGCATTGATATAGCCTGCGATGTTATAAGTAAAGTCTATCTTGATGAAAACAAAATAGAAAAAGCGAGATTAGCCAGACAAAGGGCATGCAGTTTGGGAAGTTCTATCGCTTGTGCGACGTTAATACATTAAATTTATGGATAAAATATGAGAGAAAATTTTTCTAAAATCGGCTTCATACTTTCAGTTGCCGGAGGAGCTGTTGGGCTTGGAAATGCGTGGAAATTTCCAACTCTTGTTGGTGCAAATGGTGGTTTTGCCTTTGTGCTTTTATATCTTGTTATCACAGTTAGCATAGGTTTTGCTATATTTTTAGCTGAGATTGCTATGGGTAAACTTAGTCAAAAAGATCCTGTAAATGCGTATAAAAATTTAGCAATAAAACATAAAAATTTATGGAAATTTGCTGGTTTTTCTATGATTGGTGGAATTTTAGTTCTATCCTTTTATCTTGTGATTTTAGGCTGGGTTATAAGATATATTTTTGTATCATTTTCTACTCTTCCAGTTGGGATAAATGAGGCAAAAGAGCTTTTTGGACAAGCTGTTTCAAGTGATATTTATGGAAGCATTTTTTACTTTTTTTGTGCTTTTTTCTTAACCCTTTTTGTCGTTTCAAAAGGCGTTAAAAGCGGCATCGAAAAGCTAAATATCTACATGATGCCAGCACTTTTTATCATGCTTTTGGCTATGCTTTTTTACTCATTTTTCTTTGATGGGTTTAGCCAGGCGTTTAAATTTCTTTTTTATGTGGATTTTTCAAAGCTTGATTTAAACTCGCTTTTATCGGCTCTTGGACTATCTTTTTTCACGCTTTGCCTTGGGGTTGGGTGTATTTTAACCTACTCTGCTTCGCTAAACGATGATACAAATCCAGTTTCAAGCTCATTTTATATCGTTCTTATAAATATCCTAATTGGGCTTATGATGGGACTTATAGTCTTTACATTTGTCTTTGAGTTTGGCTCAGACCCAAAAGAGCAAGGCGTAGGACTCGTGTTTTTCTCTCTTATATCTCTTTTTGCAAAGCTTGGAGTAGCGGGAAATATCTTGGCATTTTTCTTCTTTTTATCGCTGTTTTTTGCTGGTATTACTTCAGCGGTTTCTATGATAGAGCCATTTACTTTTTACCTTACAAATGAGTATAAAATTTCAAGAAAAAAGGCTTTAAGCTATCTTGGAGTCGTTATTTTCATACTTGGCGTGCTTTGCATACTCTCTTTGAGTGGAGAATTTGCTAATGTTTTAACTTTTGGCAAAAAGAGCTTTTTTGATATTTTAGACTTTGTCTCATCAAATGTCATGCTTCCAATCGGTGCGATTTTAAGTGCTATTTTTGTTGGATTTGCCTTGCCAAAAGAGCGAATCGAGGGCTTTTTTATGCCTTATATGAAAAGTAAAACGATGTTTGAGTTGTGGTATTTTATGCTTCGATTTGTTGCGCCGATTGCGATTGTAGTTATCATACTTAACCAAATTTTAAACTCTTAAAAGTTAAACAAAACCTCGTTAAAGAAGCCCTTGAGCGGATTTGCTCAAGGGTT
It encodes:
- a CDS encoding glutamate-5-semialdehyde dehydrogenase, producing the protein MVKRLELAKSSQKTLLNLTPNLKEKVLLDMLEEVKNAKFEILEANKLDVMAAKSANLNSALIERLTLDDKKIDAILASLLDTARLKDPVGVVLDGWVNYAGLKFQKVAIPIGVVCVIYESRPNVTAEVASLCFKSSNVCILKGGKEAKHSNLAIVSALHKALVKNGIDKNVITFLDDFKREDLINLIKMDKFIDVIVPRGGSELVKFISQNSSIPVIKHDKGMCHIYIDESANLANALKICINAKCQKPSACNAVETLLIHKNIANEFLLNLANEFENLGVEIYGCEKTVAFLSKQIPNLSIKKANDESYDTEYLDMKINVKIVHNLDEALDHIERFSSSHSEAIISENFTNIERFLNEVDSACLYANASTRFSDGYEFGFGAEVGISTNKLHARGPMGLSELTTYKYKIIGQGQVRK
- a CDS encoding tetratricopeptide repeat protein, producing MKFDKILLFTALICLVIYGFLSFKGYEIQAEKKPKIDFTKDTNFDALSKIKSKCESSDMVYCEELGNFYVYQKKYGLAFKYYEKICAYNPILDNCFKAGNIAQKYLEDNVTAVLLYQKSCESSGIKTCDSLGQIYKNGLGKISKNEDLAIEYLSRSCNKFYYASCVALGEIYESRNDKAKALINYEKSCKYAKLGCDKMKNLHALVFNLTTNPTSELEEFLKTNSVLCDEKNGIACARLAKHFKYLDKEKSKNFTTKACNYGNLSSCPKKMQDESKITNLRKDCASSNYKACSKLAYELNKQNKDGKFDYEIEDSYKKGCEFGKNKISCSNLGQFLSEKNRLDESIIYLKKSCEMGFARGCYNAGMVYAFDYEPPYGKEATKYFIKSCEMGHSWGCYKAGSMYKNAWGGNEKNIEKAYEFWQKSCLKEGIGCRELEDIKIGVE
- a CDS encoding sodium-dependent transporter — translated: MRENFSKIGFILSVAGGAVGLGNAWKFPTLVGANGGFAFVLLYLVITVSIGFAIFLAEIAMGKLSQKDPVNAYKNLAIKHKNLWKFAGFSMIGGILVLSFYLVILGWVIRYIFVSFSTLPVGINEAKELFGQAVSSDIYGSIFYFFCAFFLTLFVVSKGVKSGIEKLNIYMMPALFIMLLAMLFYSFFFDGFSQAFKFLFYVDFSKLDLNSLLSALGLSFFTLCLGVGCILTYSASLNDDTNPVSSSFYIVLINILIGLMMGLIVFTFVFEFGSDPKEQGVGLVFFSLISLFAKLGVAGNILAFFFFLSLFFAGITSAVSMIEPFTFYLTNEYKISRKKALSYLGVVIFILGVLCILSLSGEFANVLTFGKKSFFDILDFVSSNVMLPIGAILSAIFVGFALPKERIEGFFMPYMKSKTMFELWYFMLRFVAPIAIVVIILNQILNS